A genome region from Dolichospermum compactum NIES-806 includes the following:
- a CDS encoding Hsp70 family protein, with the protein MAIAIDFGTSNTVITRWNPVTQQAETLNLPGLSAQQFLNPPLIPSLVYVENASAETIIAGQQVCDRGLDIKTDQRFFRNFKRGIGADIQGFLPELDGKNITFEQVGKWFLSQVIAELAILEGKIDSLVLTAPVDSFEAYRYWLGKVCQSLPVEQIRMLDEPTAAALGYGLADQGTLLVVDFGGGTLDLSLVSLDQGKQAKTKPLGFLLKWGDKTLGEDSKQKTKTARVLAKAGQNLGGTDIDNWIVDYFAKTQGLPVSSLTARLAERVKIQLSTCDKASEVYFNDQTFESYEMDLDLYTFENILKENGFFDKLHDSMMTLLQQGRRYGIEIDDINAVLLVGGTVQLPVVQTWIEQYFEPEKIRRQLPFEAIAHGALQITQGIEIKDYLYHSYGVRYWDRRNQSHSWHPIIKTGQPYPMIQPVELVLGASVDNQPSIELIIGELGAETGTTEIYFDGDRLITRQLDTRVTTVKPLNDSVNASKIAKLKPPGFPGSDRIKIYFQVDEQRFLRVTVEDLLTNNTLVENQLVAQLS; encoded by the coding sequence ATGGCGATCGCTATTGATTTTGGCACAAGTAACACAGTTATCACTCGTTGGAATCCTGTCACTCAACAAGCAGAAACCCTAAATCTGCCCGGTTTATCAGCGCAACAATTCCTCAACCCACCACTAATACCCAGCTTAGTTTATGTAGAAAATGCCAGTGCGGAGACAATTATAGCTGGACAACAGGTATGCGATCGCGGTTTAGATATAAAAACCGATCAAAGATTTTTCCGTAACTTTAAACGTGGAATCGGTGCAGATATCCAGGGTTTTTTACCAGAACTGGATGGTAAAAATATTACCTTTGAACAAGTAGGAAAATGGTTTTTAAGCCAGGTAATTGCCGAATTAGCCATCCTGGAAGGGAAAATAGATTCTTTAGTTTTGACTGCACCTGTAGACAGCTTTGAAGCCTATCGTTACTGGTTAGGGAAAGTTTGTCAATCACTACCAGTCGAACAAATACGAATGTTAGATGAACCTACTGCTGCGGCTTTGGGGTATGGTTTAGCAGATCAAGGAACTCTCTTGGTTGTTGACTTTGGTGGAGGAACGTTAGATTTATCTTTAGTCAGCTTAGATCAGGGAAAACAAGCTAAAACCAAACCTTTAGGATTTCTCCTGAAATGGGGTGATAAAACTCTAGGTGAAGATTCTAAACAAAAGACTAAAACAGCCCGTGTATTAGCCAAAGCAGGGCAAAATCTCGGCGGAACTGATATTGATAATTGGATAGTAGATTATTTTGCCAAAACCCAAGGCTTACCAGTTAGTTCTCTTACAGCACGACTCGCGGAACGAGTGAAAATTCAGTTATCTACCTGCGATAAAGCTAGTGAAGTTTATTTTAACGATCAAACTTTTGAAAGTTATGAAATGGATCTTGATCTTTACACCTTTGAAAATATTTTGAAAGAAAACGGATTTTTCGATAAGCTGCATGATTCAATGATGACATTATTACAGCAAGGGCGACGCTATGGGATTGAAATTGATGATATTAATGCAGTATTATTAGTTGGTGGAACTGTACAATTACCAGTGGTGCAGACATGGATAGAACAATATTTTGAACCCGAAAAAATCCGTCGTCAATTACCTTTTGAAGCGATCGCGCATGGTGCATTACAAATCACCCAAGGCATAGAAATCAAAGACTATCTTTATCATAGCTATGGTGTGCGTTATTGGGATCGCCGTAATCAAAGTCATAGTTGGCATCCTATCATTAAAACCGGACAACCTTACCCGATGATTCAACCCGTAGAATTAGTTTTAGGTGCTTCCGTAGACAATCAACCCAGCATTGAGTTAATTATCGGGGAATTAGGCGCAGAAACAGGCACAACAGAGATATACTTTGATGGCGATCGCTTAATTACTCGTCAACTGGATACTCGTGTAACTACTGTTAAACCCCTCAATGATAGTGTAAATGCCAGTAAAATCGCCAAACTCAAACCTCCAGGATTTCCCGGCAGCGATCGCATTAAAATCTATTTTCAAGTAGATGAACAACGGTTTTTAAGAGTTACAGTTGAAGACTTATTAACCAACAACACCTTAGTAGAAAATCAACTGGTGGCACAATTGAGTTGA